Below is a genomic region from Enterobacter hormaechei subsp. xiangfangensis.
GGGTGAATACTACATCACCGACATCATTGCGATGGCTTACCAGGAAGGGCGTGAGATTGCTGCCGTTCATCCGGCGCGTATCAGCGAAACGGACGGGGTAAACAACCGTCTCCAGCTTTCCCGTCTTGAGCGTATTTACCAGTCCGAGCAGGCAGAAAAGCTGTTGCTCGCGGGCGTTATGCTGCGAGATCCGGCGCGTTTCGATCTGCGTGGCACGCTGACCCACGGGCGCGACGTTGTAATAGATACTAACGTTATCCTGGAAGGTAACGTCACGCTGGGCAACCGCGTCAAAATCGGCACCGGCTGTGTGATTAAAAACAGCGCGATCGGTGACGACTGCGAAATCAGCCCGTACAGCGTGGTGGAAGATGCCCATCTTGAGGCGGCCTGTACGATTGGCCCATTTGCGCGTCTGCGCCCGGGCGCTGAGCTGCTGGAAGGTGCTCACGTAGGTAACTTCGTGGAAATGAAAAAAGCGCGTCTGGGTAAGGGCTCTAAAGCGGGTCATCTGACCTATCTGGGCGATGCGGAAATTGGCGACAACGTAAACATTGGTGCAGGGACGATTACCTGTAACTATGACGGCGCCAATAAGTTTAAAACCATCATTGGTGATGACGTGTTTGTAGGCTCCGATACCCAGCTGGTGGCGCCTGTTACCGTGGGCAAAGGCGTGACCATTGCCGCCGGGACAACCGTTACGCGCGATGTGGCCGAGAACGAGCTGGTGTTAAGCCGCGTTCCGCAGGTCAGCAAGCAGGGCTGGAAACGCCCGGTGAAGCAGAAGTAACGGATTTATACCCCTCACCCTAACCCTCTCCCCACAGGGGAGAGGGGATTGTTCGGTGCGGTGTTTTTCTCCCTCGCCCCTTTGGGGAGAGGGCCGGGGTGAGGGGATAACATAATCCTCCCCCCACAAGCAGTACCCATAAAAATAACCCCACTCTCTACAAGGCTCGGGGCGCCCGGAAAGGGCAAATACAGGTCAGCGACAACGCATGGCATAACGCCATAATCAGGAAATATAACTATGTGTGGAATTGTTGGCGCAGTTGCGCAGCGTGATATTGCTGAAATCCTTCTCGAAGGTTTACGTCGTCTGGAATACCGTGGTTACGACTCAGCCGGGCTGGCTGTCGTTGATGCAGAAGGTCATATGACCCGTCTGCGCCGTCTCGGTAAAGTGCAGATGCTGGCCCAGGCTGCGGAAGAACATCCGCTGCACGGTGGCACCGGTATTGCGCATACCCGCTGGGCGACCCACGGTGAGCCATCTGAAGGCAACGCACACCCGCATGTGTCTGAACACATCGTGGTCGTGCATAACGGCATTATCGAAAACCACGAACCGCTGCGTGAAGAACTGAAAGCGCGCGGCTATACCTTCGTCTCTGAAACCGACACCGAAGTGATTGCTCACCTGGTGCACTGGGAGCTGGCAAAGGGCGGTACACTGCGTGATGCGGTGCTGCGCGCTATCCCTCAGCTACGTGGTGCTTACGGTACGGTGATCATGGATTCCCGCGACCCGTCCACGCTGCTGGCCGCGCGTTCCGGTAGTCCGATGGTGATTGGTCTGGGCATGGGTGAAAACTTTATCGCTTCCGACCAGCTGGCGCTGCTGCCGGTTACCCGTCGCTTTATCTTCCTGGAAGAGGGAGACATTGCCGAGGTGACACGTCGCAGCGTGACCGTATTCGACACAAAAGGCGAGCAGGTTAAGCGTCAGGAGATCGAATCAAACCTGCAATACGACGCGGGCGACAAAGGTGCTTACCGTCACTACATGCAGAAAGAGATCTACGAACAGCCAAACGCCATTAAAAACACCCTGACTGGTCGCATCAGCCATGGTGAAGTGGATCTGAGCGAGCTGGGCGCCAATGCCAACGAACTGCTGAGCAAAGTCGAGCACATTCAGATCGTGGCCTGCGGCACCTCCTACAACTCCGGTATGGTCTCTCGCTACTGGTTTGAATCTCTGGCGGGCGTGCCGTGCGACGTAGAAATTGCGTCTGAGTTCCGCTATCGCAAATCTGCCGTACGTCGTAACAGCCTGATGATCACCCTTTCCCAGTCAGGTGAAACGGCAGATACCCTGGCGGCGCTGCGTCTCTCTAAAGAGCTGGGTTATCTGGGTTCTCTGGCCATCTGTAACGTCCCGGGCTCATCGCTGGTGCGTGAATCCGATCTGGCGCTGATGACCAAAGCGGGTACCGAAATCGGCGTGGCCTCCACCAAGGCGTTTACCACTCAGCTGACGGTTCTGCTGATGCTGGTGGCGAAACTGGCGCGTCTGAAAGGTGAAGATGCCTCTGTTGAGCATGACATCGTTCACGGTCTGCAGGCGCTGCCGAGCCGTATTGAGCAGATGCTCTCTCAGGACAAACGCATTGAAGCTCTGGCGGAAGATTTCTCTGACAAACATCACGCCCTGTTCCTGGGCCGTGGCGATCAGTATCCGATTGCGCTGGAAGGCGCGCTGAAGCTGAAAGAGATCTCTTATATTCACGCTGAAGCCTATGCGGCAGGCGAGCTGAAGCATGGCCCGCTGGCGCTGATCGATGCGGATATGCCAGTTATCGTGGTGGCACCTAACAACGAACTGCTGGAAAAACTGAAATCTAACATCGAAGAAGTGCGCGCCCGTGGTGGTGTTCTGTACGTCTTTGCGGATAAAGATGCCGGTTTCGCCAGCAGCGACAACATGCACATCATCGAGATGCCGCATGTGGAAGAGGTGATTGCGCCGATCTTCTACACCGTACCGCTGCAACTGCTGGCTTATCACGTCGCGCTGATCAAGGGCACCGACGTAGACCAGCCACGTAACCTGGCGAAGTCCGTCACCGTAGAATAATCTCCAGCCTACCCGAGGCTGCCAGTATTCTGGCAGCCTCATAGCCCTCCCCTCAGCGATTATTTCTTTTTATCGCAACCTGTTTCTTTTTTCATTTTTTCTTACATTTTTGCTCTATCTGCTCATTTCACCTATGTCTGCTTAAAAAAGAATCTGATTTAGCTATGACAAAGAAAAGATATTGATAAATTCTTAAAAAAATAGAGAAGAGATATCAATAGCATTTTTTAATTATGTTTTGTTCTTATTTTTAAGGGTTTTTTTATTTTTAATTTTTATTGTTCCATTTTAAAGATATTTCATGTGGGAAAACATATTTGTCATAGAGCAGGAATGAACTGTACTATCGCCACGCTTTAAAGGATGGTGTGTTTTATTTGAATGTATAAATGAGACGCATACAAATAATGTAAATTATGGAGAGTTTCATGAAATTAAACGTTATAGCCACTTCACTGGTTTTATCTTCCGTCCTGTTTTCAGGTGCGACATTAGCGGCTGACGGTACTGTTCATTTCCGTGGCGAGGTGATTGATTCTACTTGTACAGTCACGACTGATACCAGTAATCAGACTGTTAATATTGGTCGTGTATCGGTAAAAACCTTCGCGGGTATTGATTCCACCGCGTCTGTTAAAGATTTCCACATCCGTCTGGAAGGCTGCCCGGCAACCTATACTGAGGCGGCGGTACGCTTTGACGGGACGGAAGATAAAGATACCATCGGTAAAGGTTATCTTTCAATCGGTACGCCGGTGAACGAAGACGGTACGGACGGTGAGTTCACTGGCAGCGGCGACGCCATTGCGGCGACGGGCGTGGCGATAAAACTGTTCAACCTGAGCGATGATACCGCGATCCCTTTGTATAACAATTCTAAATACGTTGCCATTGCAGATGGTAAAGCGGATATGGGATTCAAGGCGAAATTCGTCCAGACTCTGGCAACAGTGACTCCGGGTACTGCGAATGCTGACTCTCAGTTTACTATTGAATACTTGAAATAATCAGCGGTTATGGATTCGGAGCCTGTTAAGAACTTATTTACAGGCTCCTTTATATATAAGGACATTGGATTATGCCAGGGCGTATAGTGAATGTATTATTAGCGTGTTGTCTTACGGGTATTTCTACAATGGCATCGGCAGGTGTGGTTATCGGTGGCACACGAGTGGTTTATTCGAGTGATAAATCCGACGCAACCATTACTGTCAAAAATAACGAAGCGGCTATCCCTTATCTTATTCAAACATGGGTTGACCCCTTCAGTAATACAGGAACCGCGAAAAAACCACCGTTTACCGTCATTCCACCGGTATCTCGTCTGGAGGCTGGGCAGGAAAAAATTCTGCGCATTATGAAAACCGAGGGCAATTTACCGCAGGATCGGGAGTCGGTGTTCTGGCTGAACATCAAAAATATTCCCCCGGCGAGCAATAAGCCGAACGCGATGGAAATCGCCATTAAGACACGTATCAAGCTGATCTGGCGTCCGGCCTCGTTGAACATTACCCCGGAGCGCGCCGCCACGCAGGTGAAGTGGCACAGAGAAAATCGGCAGCTGGTAGTTGAAAATCCCACGCCGCTAAATATCAACGTTATGAATGTGACAGTGGACGGCAAAGATGTGCCGCTCAATATCGTCCATCCCTTTGAAACCCTGCGTTTACCCTTACCGGAAGGCGTGAATGGCCATGCGCTGGTTTGGCGGTATGTGAATGATTTCGGTGCGATTAGTCAGGATTTAAAAGCAGCGCTTTAAGCAAAGGATGGTTTATTTATGGAGTGTTACCGTATTTTCATCGCGCTTGCTTCCGGGATGGTGCTTGGTTTATCCGGCGAGGTGGCCGCGAGGGATATGTTTAACCCTGCGCTGCTTGAAATCGATCATCCGGTGGACGTGGATATCCACCAGTTTAATCGCGCGAACAGTCTGCCTGCCGGGAACTATAAGGTCAGCATCTATGTAAACGGCGAATATGTTGACCGCCGGGAGGTGACCTTTTTCGAAGATACTGCCACCAGCAACCTGCATCCTTGCTTCTCAGACATCAAAACCGTGCTCGCTGAGCTTGGGGTCAAAGTGGCGGCTATCAAGGCCCTTAACGACATAGATGACAAAGCCTGTCTGGACCCCGCGCCGCTCGTTCCTGGCTCAACCTGGACGTTTGATACGGATAAACTCCAGCTTAACGTCACGTTGCCGCAAATCTATATTGATGTATCGGCGCGCGGCTATATCAATCCCTCACGCTGGGATGAGGGCATCAATGCGCTGATGGTGAACTACGATTTTTCCGGCTCCAGCACGGTGCATTCGAACGAGGATGATAACAACGATTTTTATTATCTGAACCTGCGCAACGGTGCCAACCTGGGGGCATGGCGTTTACGTAACTACAGTACGCTAAACGTGACCGATGGCGAGTCTTCGTATCATTCGATCAATACCTATTTACAGCGCGATATCGCCGCGTTACGCAGCCAAATTATGCTGGGGGATACATGGACCGCAAGCGACGTGTTTGACAGCACGCAACTGCGAGGGATGCGTCTCTACACGGATGATGACATGCTGCCTTCGAGCCTGACGGGGTTTGCGCCAGTGGTTCGCGGCGTGGCGAAAAGCAATGCGACCGTGATTGTGCGGCAAAACGGTTACATCATTTACCAGTCTGCCGTACCGCAGGGAGCGTTTGCGCTCAAGGATTTAAACACCACCAATTCGGGTGGCGATCTGGATGTTACCATCAAAGAAGAGGATGGCAGCGAGCAACATTTTACCCAGCCTTACGCCTCACTGGCGATCCTGAAGCGTGAAGACCAAACCGATGTCGATATCAGCGCGGGTGAACTGCGCGATCAAAACGATTTTCAGCCGACCGTTTTTCAGGCGCAGGTGTTACACGGTTTTCCTGCGGGTATTACCCTCTACGGGGGCGTGCAGGGAACCAGCGATTACACCTCCGCCGCGCTTGGCGTGGGGAAAGATATGGGTTCGCTGGGCGCCCTTTCGCTGGACGTAACGCATGCCCGCTCGCGGTTTGAGGACGATGACGAAAGCGGGCAATCTTACCGTTTTCTCTATTCCAAACGTTTTGATGAAACGAACACAACGTTTCGGCTGGTGGGCTACCGCTACTCCACAGAGGGCTACTACACCCTGAACGAATGGGCGTCCCGGCAGAATAACGAGAGCGACTTCTGGACGACAGGTAACCGCCGTAGCCGTCTGGAGGGAACATGGACGCAGACCTTTGGCGACGGGATGGGAAATATTTATCTTACCCTTAGCCGCCAGCAGTACTGGAAGACGGATGAAGTCGAGCGGCTGGTGCAGCTGGGCTACAGCAATAGCTGGCGCGCTATTTCCTGGAACGTCTCCTGGAACTACACCGATTCACTCACCTCGGCCCAAAATAGCACCGACACTGACGTCAGCGACAGTCAGGGCAGCGAACAGATTTTTATGCTCTCCCTCTCCATACCGTTGTCAGGCTGGCTGCATGACAGCTACGTCAACTATGGGTACACCCAAAACAACCACGGAAAAGGGATGCACCAGGTGGGGCTGAGCGGTAACGCGCTGGATGCGCACAACCTCTCCTGGAACGTTCAGCAGTCTTACGATGCGGATAACGAAGATTACAACAACAGCGCAGGGGTGGGCTATGACGGCACCTATGGTTCGGTAAACGCCAGTTACGACTATACCCAGGACAACCAGCGCCTCAACTATGGAATGAAGGGCGGGATTCTGGCCCACAGCGATGGCATAACTTTC
It encodes:
- the glmU gene encoding bifunctional UDP-N-acetylglucosamine diphosphorylase/glucosamine-1-phosphate N-acetyltransferase GlmU encodes the protein MLNSAMSVVILAAGKGTRMYSDLPKVLHTLAGKPMVQHVIDAANELGASQVHLVYGHGGDLLKKTLRDDNLNWVLQAEQLGTGHAMQQAAPFFADDEDILMLYGDVPLISVETLTRLREAKPQGGIGLLTVVLDDPTGYGRITRENGNVTGIVEHKDATDEQRQIQEINTGILIANGADMKRWLSRLNNNNAQGEYYITDIIAMAYQEGREIAAVHPARISETDGVNNRLQLSRLERIYQSEQAEKLLLAGVMLRDPARFDLRGTLTHGRDVVIDTNVILEGNVTLGNRVKIGTGCVIKNSAIGDDCEISPYSVVEDAHLEAACTIGPFARLRPGAELLEGAHVGNFVEMKKARLGKGSKAGHLTYLGDAEIGDNVNIGAGTITCNYDGANKFKTIIGDDVFVGSDTQLVAPVTVGKGVTIAAGTTVTRDVAENELVLSRVPQVSKQGWKRPVKQK
- the glmS gene encoding glutamine--fructose-6-phosphate transaminase (isomerizing): MCGIVGAVAQRDIAEILLEGLRRLEYRGYDSAGLAVVDAEGHMTRLRRLGKVQMLAQAAEEHPLHGGTGIAHTRWATHGEPSEGNAHPHVSEHIVVVHNGIIENHEPLREELKARGYTFVSETDTEVIAHLVHWELAKGGTLRDAVLRAIPQLRGAYGTVIMDSRDPSTLLAARSGSPMVIGLGMGENFIASDQLALLPVTRRFIFLEEGDIAEVTRRSVTVFDTKGEQVKRQEIESNLQYDAGDKGAYRHYMQKEIYEQPNAIKNTLTGRISHGEVDLSELGANANELLSKVEHIQIVACGTSYNSGMVSRYWFESLAGVPCDVEIASEFRYRKSAVRRNSLMITLSQSGETADTLAALRLSKELGYLGSLAICNVPGSSLVRESDLALMTKAGTEIGVASTKAFTTQLTVLLMLVAKLARLKGEDASVEHDIVHGLQALPSRIEQMLSQDKRIEALAEDFSDKHHALFLGRGDQYPIALEGALKLKEISYIHAEAYAAGELKHGPLALIDADMPVIVVAPNNELLEKLKSNIEEVRARGGVLYVFADKDAGFASSDNMHIIEMPHVEEVIAPIFYTVPLQLLAYHVALIKGTDVDQPRNLAKSVTVE
- a CDS encoding chaperone-usher fimbrial major subunit encodes the protein MKLNVIATSLVLSSVLFSGATLAADGTVHFRGEVIDSTCTVTTDTSNQTVNIGRVSVKTFAGIDSTASVKDFHIRLEGCPATYTEAAVRFDGTEDKDTIGKGYLSIGTPVNEDGTDGEFTGSGDAIAATGVAIKLFNLSDDTAIPLYNNSKYVAIADGKADMGFKAKFVQTLATVTPGTANADSQFTIEYLK
- a CDS encoding fimbrial chaperone; translated protein: MPGRIVNVLLACCLTGISTMASAGVVIGGTRVVYSSDKSDATITVKNNEAAIPYLIQTWVDPFSNTGTAKKPPFTVIPPVSRLEAGQEKILRIMKTEGNLPQDRESVFWLNIKNIPPASNKPNAMEIAIKTRIKLIWRPASLNITPERAATQVKWHRENRQLVVENPTPLNINVMNVTVDGKDVPLNIVHPFETLRLPLPEGVNGHALVWRYVNDFGAISQDLKAAL
- a CDS encoding fimbria/pilus outer membrane usher protein → MECYRIFIALASGMVLGLSGEVAARDMFNPALLEIDHPVDVDIHQFNRANSLPAGNYKVSIYVNGEYVDRREVTFFEDTATSNLHPCFSDIKTVLAELGVKVAAIKALNDIDDKACLDPAPLVPGSTWTFDTDKLQLNVTLPQIYIDVSARGYINPSRWDEGINALMVNYDFSGSSTVHSNEDDNNDFYYLNLRNGANLGAWRLRNYSTLNVTDGESSYHSINTYLQRDIAALRSQIMLGDTWTASDVFDSTQLRGMRLYTDDDMLPSSLTGFAPVVRGVAKSNATVIVRQNGYIIYQSAVPQGAFALKDLNTTNSGGDLDVTIKEEDGSEQHFTQPYASLAILKREDQTDVDISAGELRDQNDFQPTVFQAQVLHGFPAGITLYGGVQGTSDYTSAALGVGKDMGSLGALSLDVTHARSRFEDDDESGQSYRFLYSKRFDETNTTFRLVGYRYSTEGYYTLNEWASRQNNESDFWTTGNRRSRLEGTWTQTFGDGMGNIYLTLSRQQYWKTDEVERLVQLGYSNSWRAISWNVSWNYTDSLTSAQNSTDTDVSDSQGSEQIFMLSLSIPLSGWLHDSYVNYGYTQNNHGKGMHQVGLSGNALDAHNLSWNVQQSYDADNEDYNNSAGVGYDGTYGSVNASYDYTQDNQRLNYGMKGGILAHSDGITFSQELGETVALVKAPGASGLALENGTGKATDWRGYTVQTQLNAYDENRVEIDSDYFAKANVEIDNSILSVIPTRGAVVRAEFVTHVGYRVLFNVRQKSGKPVPFGAMASADLPHGSVTGIVGENGELYLSGMPEEGAFVLKWGADNTMTCPVNYHFTPPEGVELIQISAVCQ